A part of Desulfomicrobium apsheronum genomic DNA contains:
- a CDS encoding Hsp20/alpha crystallin family protein — MTLMKWDPWREVEDMFDRYTKAVGWPRGGQEALASSDWTPRVDIAETETEFLIKADIPGVEKDHVKVSLENGVLTIQGERKTEKEEKDKKFHRVERFTGTFMRRFTVPENVDPEGIKAVFKEGMLHLHLPKTAKASPKAIDIHVD; from the coding sequence ATGACACTGATGAAATGGGATCCCTGGCGGGAAGTTGAGGACATGTTCGATCGGTACACCAAGGCCGTAGGTTGGCCGCGCGGAGGGCAGGAGGCCCTTGCGTCGAGTGACTGGACCCCGCGGGTGGATATTGCCGAGACCGAAACGGAGTTTTTGATCAAGGCCGATATTCCCGGCGTGGAGAAGGACCATGTCAAGGTGTCGCTGGAGAACGGAGTGTTGACCATTCAGGGTGAGCGCAAGACAGAGAAGGAGGAGAAGGACAAGAAGTTCCACCGTGTGGAACGATTCACCGGAACCTTCATGCGCCGTTTCACCGTGCCTGAGAATGTCGACCCGGAAGGCATCAAGGCGGTGTTCAAGGAAGGCATGCTGCATCTGCATCTGCCCAAGACGGCAAAGGCGAGCCCCAAGGCCATCGACATTCACGTCGATTGA
- the pstA gene encoding phosphate ABC transporter permease PstA produces the protein MPIDPRSLRKRKNSESQFKVISFMAISVAGIFLVVFFADIIRQGYTAFMQTEIRANVAFSESIYDNPRSALDKRLVPLVSRGVTRILPMQLRENPQLLGTTSEVWVLANAEVDQYIKNKPNRLKPKEIALVDELVAEGSIKKVFNIGFFTNGDSKLAEMAGILSAAVGTIYLLGITFIFSFPAGVMAAIYLEEFAPDNRLMHIVEVNINNLAAIPSILFGLLGLAIFINFMGLPRSSALVGGLTLALMTLPVIIISTRAAIRAIPDSIREGALALGATHWQVVWDHILPLSLPGILTGTIIGLARAIGETAPLLIIGMVAYIQDMPRGLTSAATVLPAQIYVWSSESIRAFTERTSAGIIVLLVVLLSMNALAILLRNKYERKW, from the coding sequence ATGCCCATCGACCCGCGCAGCCTGCGCAAACGCAAAAACTCGGAGAGCCAGTTCAAGGTCATCTCCTTCATGGCCATTTCCGTTGCCGGAATCTTTCTGGTCGTCTTCTTCGCGGACATCATCCGTCAGGGCTACACGGCCTTCATGCAGACCGAAATCCGGGCCAATGTCGCCTTTTCAGAGTCGATCTACGACAACCCCAGATCCGCCCTGGACAAAAGGCTCGTCCCGCTGGTCAGTCGCGGGGTGACCCGCATTCTGCCCATGCAGCTGCGTGAAAACCCGCAACTGCTGGGCACGACCTCCGAAGTCTGGGTGTTGGCCAACGCCGAGGTGGACCAATACATCAAGAACAAGCCCAACCGGCTGAAACCCAAGGAAATCGCCCTGGTGGACGAACTTGTGGCCGAGGGCTCGATCAAGAAGGTCTTCAACATCGGCTTCTTCACCAACGGAGACTCCAAGCTGGCGGAAATGGCGGGCATTCTGTCCGCGGCCGTGGGGACGATCTATCTTTTGGGCATCACCTTTATCTTCAGCTTCCCGGCGGGAGTCATGGCCGCCATCTACCTGGAAGAATTCGCTCCGGACAATCGGCTGATGCATATCGTCGAAGTCAACATCAACAACCTGGCGGCCATCCCGTCCATCCTTTTCGGCCTTCTGGGCCTGGCGATCTTCATCAATTTCATGGGGCTGCCCCGCTCATCCGCCCTGGTGGGCGGCCTGACCCTTGCCCTCATGACCCTGCCGGTCATCATCATCTCCACCCGTGCGGCCATCCGGGCCATCCCGGACTCCATCCGCGAGGGAGCCCTGGCCCTTGGCGCGACGCACTGGCAGGTGGTCTGGGACCACATCCTGCCGCTGTCCCTGCCTGGCATCCTGACCGGAACGATCATCGGCCTGGCCCGCGCCATCGGCGAGACCGCGCCGCTTCTGATCATCGGCATGGTCGCCTACATCCAGGACATGCCGCGCGGCCTGACCAGCGCGGCCACCGTGCTCCCGGCCCAGATCTATGTGTGGTCATCGGAATCGATACGAGCCTTCACCGAGCGCACCTCCGCGGGCATCATCGTCCTCTTGGTCGTCCTTTTGTCCATGAACGCCCTGGCCATCCTGCTGCGCAACAAATACGAGCGCAAATGGTAA
- a CDS encoding PstS family phosphate ABC transporter substrate-binding protein, protein MNRFLNKAIFVLALLLVGTGMAHARDQVKIAGSSTVFPFSSYVAEELGATTKFPAPVVESVGSGGGHKLFGAGMGANTPDIANSSRRMKTSEFENAAKNGVTDISEAKIGFDGIAVAQSKVNAPMSITLEELAMATAGHIMVDGKLVPNPYKMWNEINPNLPARKIVFYGPPTSSGTRDAFEEMVVEKIFGKKEGYKKGYHEIRQDNAYVPAGENDNLIVQKLVNDKDAFGIFGYSFLEENSDSIQGTAINGVTPNPDSVASGQYPISRSLFFYVKNAHYDAIPGLKEYVELFMSEKMIGKDGLLKSIGLIPLPEAERAQTRENVLAKKKLTLDDLKK, encoded by the coding sequence ATGAACCGTTTTCTGAACAAAGCAATCTTCGTCCTGGCCCTGCTGCTGGTCGGCACCGGCATGGCACATGCCCGCGATCAGGTTAAAATTGCCGGATCGTCCACAGTTTTCCCCTTCTCCAGCTACGTAGCTGAAGAACTGGGTGCAACCACCAAATTTCCCGCACCTGTGGTCGAATCCGTTGGTTCCGGCGGAGGCCACAAGCTTTTTGGCGCCGGCATGGGTGCAAACACCCCCGACATCGCCAACTCTTCGCGCCGCATGAAGACCAGTGAATTCGAAAATGCCGCCAAAAACGGCGTGACCGACATCTCGGAGGCCAAGATCGGCTTTGACGGCATCGCCGTCGCTCAGAGCAAGGTCAACGCTCCCATGAGCATCACCCTTGAAGAACTGGCCATGGCTACTGCCGGCCACATCATGGTCGACGGCAAGCTCGTCCCGAACCCCTACAAGATGTGGAACGAGATCAACCCCAATCTTCCCGCCCGCAAGATCGTCTTCTACGGCCCGCCCACCTCTTCCGGCACCCGTGACGCCTTCGAAGAAATGGTCGTAGAAAAGATCTTCGGCAAGAAGGAAGGCTACAAGAAAGGCTACCACGAGATTCGTCAGGACAACGCTTACGTTCCCGCCGGTGAGAACGACAACCTGATCGTGCAGAAGCTGGTCAATGACAAGGACGCCTTCGGCATCTTCGGCTACAGCTTCCTGGAAGAAAACTCCGACTCCATCCAGGGCACCGCCATCAACGGCGTGACTCCGAATCCCGATTCCGTCGCTTCCGGTCAGTACCCCATCTCCCGCTCCCTGTTCTTCTACGTCAAGAACGCCCACTACGACGCCATCCCCGGCCTGAAGGAATACGTGGAACTGTTCATGAGCGAGAAGATGATCGGCAAGGACGGCCTGCTGAAGTCCATCGGCCTCATTCCGCTGCCCGAGGCAGAGCGTGCCCAGACTCGCGAGAACGTGCTTGCCAAGAAGAAGCTGACCCTCGACGACCTGAAGAAATAG
- a CDS encoding sulfite exporter TauE/SafE family protein, producing MDILSLDATKFIDLSAMAIIFLFLVGFIGGLVSGFIGSGGAFVLTPGMMSLGVPGTVAVASNMCHKFPKALVGAIKRFRYGQVDVKMGLIMAASAGIGVQFGIQIQRIILDMWGAAGSDLYVSLSFVFVLVFVGGYVMKDAIKCARCGGVEETTALAKRLQKIELWPMINFPRSGLRISLWFTLPVGFATGMLAATIAVGGFVGVPGMIYVIGVPGLMASATELVIAFAMGLGGSINWAMHGMVDIRLVLIILGGSLLGVQLGAIGTTYVRPHMIKMVMATIMLIVAVSRGLALPTYLVKLGVMNMGPNTLNLLDKVSFASMCLALLIGSGIILGSMWIGRRAQLAEAA from the coding sequence ATGGATATCTTGAGTCTTGACGCTACCAAATTCATCGATCTGAGCGCAATGGCGATCATTTTTCTGTTCCTGGTCGGCTTCATCGGAGGCCTGGTCAGCGGCTTCATCGGTTCCGGCGGAGCCTTCGTGCTCACTCCCGGCATGATGAGCCTCGGCGTGCCCGGCACGGTGGCGGTGGCCAGCAACATGTGCCACAAATTCCCTAAAGCCCTGGTCGGAGCGATCAAGCGCTTCCGTTACGGGCAGGTCGACGTGAAAATGGGCCTGATCATGGCCGCCTCGGCCGGCATCGGCGTCCAGTTCGGCATCCAGATCCAGCGCATCATCCTCGATATGTGGGGAGCTGCCGGTTCTGACCTCTATGTCAGCCTGTCGTTCGTCTTTGTCCTCGTTTTTGTCGGCGGATACGTCATGAAGGACGCCATCAAGTGCGCCCGTTGCGGCGGCGTCGAGGAAACGACCGCTCTGGCCAAGCGACTGCAAAAGATCGAGCTGTGGCCCATGATCAACTTCCCCCGCTCGGGCCTGCGCATCTCCCTGTGGTTCACCCTGCCCGTGGGCTTCGCCACCGGCATGCTTGCCGCGACCATCGCCGTCGGCGGATTCGTGGGCGTGCCCGGCATGATCTATGTCATCGGCGTACCCGGCCTCATGGCCTCGGCCACGGAACTGGTCATCGCCTTCGCCATGGGTCTGGGCGGCTCCATCAACTGGGCCATGCACGGCATGGTCGACATCCGCCTCGTGCTCATCATTCTCGGCGGCTCGCTGCTTGGCGTTCAGCTCGGCGCCATCGGCACCACCTATGTCCGCCCGCACATGATCAAGATGGTCATGGCCACGATCATGCTCATCGTCGCGGTCAGCAGGGGCCTGGCCTTGCCCACGTATCTCGTGAAGCTTGGAGTCATGAACATGGGGCCGAACACGCTGAACCTTCTGGACAAGGTCAGCTTCGCCTCCATGTGTCTGGCTCTGCTGATCGGCTCCGGCATCATCCTCGGCAGCATGTGGATTGGCCGCAGGGCACAGCTGGCGGAAGCCGCATAA
- the pstC gene encoding phosphate ABC transporter permease subunit PstC yields MTTTYLAQYLFAGLLPLALFGYFLGRRKIRAQQDPNARYKASENLFGWYAVSKMLMPAVLISVIGSILDLFDLVEVPWTMLAAAILILGAGSIWLALKAIRPSLRVRTALEKTITSILLVASLISILTTIGIVMSIIFEAVHFFRIVNFWDFLTGTTWNPDAATIDDDGNIQPLFGSVPLFAGTFMITAIAMCVAIPVGLMSAICMSEYASLAVRRVAKPALEILAGIPTVVYGFFAAITVSPLIVNLADKVGISADYTNALSPGLVMGIMIIPLVSSLSDDVISSVPQSLREGSLALGAYPSETIKRVVLPAALPGIVSACLLAVSRAVGETMIVVMAAGLQPNLTWNPLEGMTTVNVRIVDALTGDQSFDSPETLAAFGLGLVLLVLTLCLNIVSLTVIRKFRQRYE; encoded by the coding sequence GTGACCACAACCTACCTGGCCCAATATCTTTTTGCCGGTCTTCTGCCATTGGCGCTTTTCGGTTATTTCCTTGGCCGCAGGAAAATTCGCGCGCAACAGGACCCAAACGCCAGATACAAGGCATCGGAAAATCTGTTTGGATGGTATGCCGTCAGCAAGATGCTCATGCCCGCTGTCCTGATCAGCGTGATAGGCTCCATTCTCGACCTCTTCGACCTCGTCGAGGTACCCTGGACCATGCTCGCGGCCGCGATCCTGATCCTTGGCGCAGGCAGCATCTGGCTCGCGCTCAAGGCCATCCGACCGAGTCTGCGGGTCCGCACGGCACTGGAAAAGACCATTACCAGCATTCTGCTGGTAGCGTCGCTCATATCCATCCTGACGACCATCGGCATCGTCATGTCCATCATCTTCGAGGCGGTTCATTTTTTTCGCATCGTCAACTTCTGGGACTTCCTGACTGGAACGACCTGGAACCCCGACGCGGCGACCATTGACGACGATGGCAACATTCAGCCCCTCTTCGGATCGGTCCCCCTTTTCGCGGGCACGTTCATGATCACGGCCATCGCCATGTGCGTGGCCATCCCCGTGGGCCTGATGTCGGCCATCTGCATGTCCGAGTACGCGTCCCTCGCGGTCAGAAGGGTGGCCAAGCCCGCCCTTGAAATCCTGGCCGGCATCCCCACCGTCGTGTACGGATTTTTCGCGGCCATAACGGTCAGTCCGCTGATCGTGAATCTGGCCGACAAGGTGGGCATAAGCGCCGACTACACCAACGCGCTGAGCCCCGGTCTGGTCATGGGCATCATGATCATTCCCCTTGTCTCCTCCCTGTCCGACGACGTGATCAGTTCCGTGCCACAGAGTCTGCGCGAAGGCTCCCTTGCCCTTGGGGCCTATCCTTCCGAGACCATCAAGCGGGTCGTCCTGCCCGCCGCGCTGCCGGGCATTGTCTCGGCCTGTCTCTTGGCCGTGTCGCGCGCCGTCGGGGAAACCATGATCGTGGTCATGGCCGCCGGCCTGCAGCCGAACCTGACCTGGAACCCGCTGGAGGGAATGACCACGGTCAACGTGCGCATCGTCGATGCCCTGACCGGGGACCAGTCCTTTGACAGCCCCGAGACGCTGGCCGCATTCGGCCTCGGCCTGGTACTTTTGGTCCTGACCCTGTGCTTGAACATCGTCTCCCTGACAGTCATTCGAAAGTTCCGCCAAAGATACGAATAG